Proteins encoded together in one Ipomoea triloba cultivar NCNSP0323 chromosome 4, ASM357664v1 window:
- the LOC116017679 gene encoding adenylate isopentenyltransferase 5, chloroplastic-like, with the protein MMSMSCLASKPSPPLVSFPGGINLDPLFIDPRRRKDKVVIVVGATGTGKSKLAIDLARRFPAEIINSDKMQVYKGLDIATNKVTDEERRGVPHHLLGVIDDPDEDFAAADFCVHALRAMELIARKDRVPIIAGGSNSFIKALVLDNLEFRSRYECCFLWTQISLQILQRFVSERVDKMVEAGLVEEVRDFFDLTGGDYSRGIKRSIGVPELDQFFRQENHVDRETRKRLLQAAIQNIKANTGKLARRQLQNILRLQTQLPWNIHNLNATEAFEARGGDESWERRVARPSTVIVNDFLSRSSNNFAVSPPPPPQNGVLTAASVLGTPVAAATR; encoded by the exons ATGATGAGCATGTCGTGCTTAGCTTCCAAACCGTCACCACCGCTTGTAAGCTTCCCCGGGGGAATAAACTTGGACCCGTTATTTATCGATCCCCGGCGGCGAAAAGACAAGGTGGTGATAGTGGTGGGGGCCACCGGGACCGGAAAATCAAAGCTGGCAATCGACCTGGCCCGGCGTTTCCCGGCGGAGATCATAAATTCCGACAAAATGCAAGTGTACAAAGGGCTGGACATAGCCACCAATAAGGTGACGGACGAGGAGCGGCGTGGAGTGCCCCACCACCTGCTAGGAGTCATAGACGACCCGGACGAGGATTTCGCGGCGGCGGATTTCTGCGTCCACGCATTGCGCGCCATGGAACTCATCGCCCGGAAAGACCGCGTCCCCATAATCGCCGGCGGTTCCAACTCCTTCATCAAGGCCCTGGTGCTCGACAACCTCGAGTTCCGCTCCAGATACGAGTGCTGTTTCCTTTGGACGCAG ATTTCGTTACAAATCCTGCAAAGGTTTGTGTCGGAGCGGGTGGATAAGATGGTTGAAGCGGGGCTAGTGGAGGAAGTCCGGGATTTCTTCGACCTTACCGGCGGGGATTATTCGCGCGGGATTAAACGCTCGATTGGGGTCCCCGAGCTAGATCAATTCTTCCGGCAAGAAAACCACGTCGATAGAGAGACAAGGAAGCGGCTTCTCCAGGCAGCCATTCAGAACATTAAAGCTAACACCGGAAAGTTGGCTCGCCGTCAACTTCAGAATATTCTCAGGCTGCAAACCCAGTTGCCGTGGAACATTCACAACCTTAATGCCACCGAGGCATTTGAAGCCCGTGGAGGCGATGAATCTTGGGAAAGGCGTGTGGCTCGTCCCAGCACCGTCATCGTAAACGACTTCCTTTCCCGATCCAGTAATAACTTCGCGGTttccccgccgccgccgcctcagAACGGAGTTCTCACGGCCGCTTCCGTGCTCGGAACTCCCGTGGCTGCCGCGACTCGTTAG